From a single Streptomyces rubradiris genomic region:
- a CDS encoding cation acetate symporter, whose translation MNQTYGIVAVSAAVLATLVIGSVGLRVSRTTSDFYVASRTVPPYLNAMAVSGEYLSAASFLGIAGLVAAEGVQMLWFPVGYAAGYLVLLAFVAAPLRRSGAYTLPDFADSRLGSTAARRVAGVLVVGVGWLYLLPQLQGAGLTLGLVTGAPHWLGGVLVAVVVTLAVAAGGMRGITFVQAFQYCLKLIALLVPALFLLLAWHGDPRPAGALEEPPAFRRHTQVTVDSTVRLRIEAPLRAVASGAVDGRTYDGAPLALDPGVHEIRAGTTLRFTPGTPVPERASGDGRPGGAAGWAAPLSGGEEAHPLYATYGLICATFLGTMGLPHVLVRFYTNPDGRAARRTTVIVLALVGGFYLLPPLYGVLGRLYAPDLLLTGDTDAAVLVLPERLLGGTAGDLLGALIAAGACAAFLSTASGLTLSVAGVLSQDVLPSLGVRRFRLATLPAVAVPGTVSVAAGQLPVAGAVGLAFAVAASAFCPLLVLGIWWRGLTPPGAIAGLLAGGGGALIAVTLTIAGPPAGGWAHSLLAWPAVWSVPLGFLTMILVSLATRDRVPPGTEAVMARLHLPERPAGRDLPSTRRGVTTP comes from the coding sequence GTGAACCAGACGTACGGCATCGTGGCCGTGTCGGCGGCGGTCCTGGCCACGCTGGTGATCGGCTCGGTGGGGCTGCGCGTCTCCCGCACCACCTCCGACTTCTACGTCGCCTCCCGTACCGTCCCGCCGTACCTCAACGCGATGGCCGTCAGCGGGGAGTACCTCTCGGCCGCCTCCTTCCTCGGCATCGCCGGGCTCGTCGCCGCCGAGGGCGTCCAGATGCTCTGGTTCCCGGTCGGCTACGCGGCCGGCTACCTCGTCCTGCTCGCGTTCGTCGCCGCCCCGCTGCGCCGCTCCGGTGCCTACACCCTGCCCGACTTCGCCGACTCACGGCTCGGCTCCACGGCCGCCCGGCGGGTCGCCGGGGTGCTCGTCGTCGGCGTCGGCTGGCTCTACCTGCTGCCCCAGCTCCAGGGCGCCGGCCTCACCCTCGGCCTGGTCACGGGCGCCCCGCACTGGCTCGGCGGCGTGCTCGTCGCCGTCGTCGTCACCCTGGCCGTGGCCGCCGGCGGCATGCGCGGCATCACTTTCGTGCAGGCGTTCCAGTACTGCCTGAAGCTGATCGCGCTCCTCGTACCCGCGCTGTTCCTGCTGCTCGCCTGGCACGGCGACCCGCGCCCCGCCGGCGCCCTGGAGGAGCCGCCGGCCTTCCGCCGGCACACCCAGGTCACCGTCGACAGCACCGTACGGCTGCGGATCGAGGCGCCGCTGCGGGCCGTGGCGAGCGGTGCCGTGGACGGCAGGACCTACGACGGCGCCCCGCTGGCGCTGGACCCCGGGGTGCACGAGATCCGGGCCGGCACCACCCTGCGCTTCACGCCCGGGACTCCGGTGCCCGAGCGCGCCTCCGGCGACGGCCGGCCGGGCGGCGCCGCCGGCTGGGCGGCACCGCTGTCCGGCGGCGAGGAGGCGCATCCGCTCTACGCCACGTACGGGCTGATCTGTGCCACCTTCCTCGGCACCATGGGGCTGCCGCACGTCCTCGTCCGCTTCTACACCAACCCCGACGGCCGCGCCGCCCGGCGCACCACCGTGATCGTGCTCGCCCTCGTCGGCGGCTTCTACCTGCTGCCGCCCCTCTATGGCGTCCTCGGCCGGCTCTACGCTCCCGACCTGCTGCTCACCGGCGACACCGACGCCGCCGTCCTCGTCCTGCCCGAGCGGCTGCTCGGCGGCACCGCAGGCGATCTGCTCGGCGCGCTGATCGCCGCCGGTGCCTGCGCCGCCTTCCTGTCCACCGCCTCCGGGCTCACCCTGTCCGTCGCGGGCGTGCTCAGCCAGGACGTGCTGCCCTCGCTCGGCGTCCGCCGCTTCCGGCTCGCCACGCTGCCGGCGGTGGCCGTGCCCGGCACCGTGAGCGTGGCCGCCGGCCAGCTCCCCGTCGCCGGCGCCGTGGGACTCGCCTTCGCCGTGGCCGCCTCCGCCTTCTGCCCGCTGCTGGTGCTCGGCATCTGGTGGCGCGGGCTGACCCCGCCCGGCGCGATCGCCGGACTCCTCGCCGGCGGTGGCGGCGCCCTCATCGCCGTCACCCTGACCATCGCCGGGCCACCGGCCGGCGGCTGGGCGCACTCCCTGCTCGCCTGGCCCGCCGTGTGGTCCGTCCCGCTCGGCTTCCTGACCATGATCCTGGTGTCCCTGGCGACCAGGGACCGCGTACCGCCCGGCACCGAGGCCGTCATGGCCCGCCTCCACCTGCCCGAACGCCCGGCCGGCCGGGACCTGCCCAGCACCCGCCGAGGAGTGACGACGCCATGA
- a CDS encoding sensor histidine kinase codes for MNGLALLAAGAPLLFAAGLATGRLLARRAAHGGPDPGTPVERATFRTLHTASVAAPPLRAGLTPEAARKAVRGLRPLFGTAALGLTAEDRLLAWEGPGRHHAEAALERVRQVLDTGRAQTFAVACPDPDCPVRWGAAAPLTVDRRVPGALVVLGAGEPGSGARATEEVARWVSVQLELADLDRTRTGLIEAEVRALRAQISPHFVYNSLAAIASFVRTDPERARELLLEFADFARYSFRRHGAFTTLAEELRAVEQFLELVRARFGPRLEVTLRIAPEVLPVAVPFLCLQPLVENAVKHGLEGSTGRGRITITARDEGATARIVVEDDGVGTEPGRLRRILRGEDGPTAGIGLRNVDERLRQVYGDEHGLVIETGVGAGTKVTLRVPKYRPGVHSAPPEHPPADTGPENTEPPDTEVPGVTEPGAGGLRRLDR; via the coding sequence GTGAACGGCCTCGCCCTGCTCGCCGCCGGGGCCCCGCTGCTCTTCGCCGCCGGGCTCGCCACCGGACGCCTGCTGGCCCGCCGGGCGGCCCACGGCGGCCCGGACCCCGGCACCCCCGTGGAACGCGCCACCTTCCGCACCCTGCACACCGCGTCCGTGGCCGCGCCCCCGCTGCGCGCCGGACTCACCCCGGAAGCCGCCCGCAAGGCGGTCCGCGGGCTGCGGCCGCTGTTCGGCACGGCCGCGCTCGGGCTCACCGCCGAGGACCGGCTGCTGGCCTGGGAGGGGCCGGGCCGGCACCACGCGGAGGCGGCCCTGGAGCGGGTCCGCCAGGTGCTGGACACCGGCCGCGCGCAGACCTTCGCCGTCGCCTGCCCGGACCCGGACTGCCCGGTGCGCTGGGGCGCCGCCGCCCCGCTCACCGTCGACCGGCGGGTGCCCGGCGCCCTCGTCGTGCTCGGCGCGGGCGAGCCGGGGTCCGGGGCGCGGGCCACCGAGGAGGTGGCGCGCTGGGTCTCCGTCCAGCTGGAACTCGCCGACCTCGACCGGACCCGCACCGGCCTGATCGAGGCGGAGGTCCGGGCGCTGCGGGCGCAGATCTCCCCGCACTTCGTCTACAACTCGCTGGCGGCGATCGCGTCCTTCGTGCGGACCGACCCCGAGCGGGCCCGCGAGCTGCTGCTGGAGTTCGCCGACTTCGCCCGCTACTCCTTCCGCCGGCACGGCGCGTTCACCACCCTGGCCGAGGAATTGCGCGCCGTCGAGCAGTTCCTGGAGCTGGTCCGGGCCCGGTTCGGGCCGCGGCTGGAGGTCACCCTGCGGATCGCCCCCGAGGTGCTGCCGGTGGCCGTGCCCTTCCTCTGCCTCCAGCCCCTGGTGGAGAACGCGGTCAAGCACGGACTGGAGGGCAGCACCGGGCGCGGCCGGATCACGATCACCGCACGGGACGAGGGGGCGACGGCCCGGATCGTCGTCGAGGACGACGGGGTGGGCACGGAGCCCGGCCGGCTCCGCCGCATCCTGCGCGGCGAGGACGGCCCGACGGCGGGCATCGGGTTGCGCAACGTGGACGAGCGGCTGCGCCAGGTCTACGGCGACGAGCACGGCCTGGTGATCGAGACGGGCGTCGGAGCGGGGACGAAGGTCACCCTCCGGGTCCCCAAGTACCGGCCCGGAGTCCACAGCGCGCCGCCGGAGCATCCGCCCGCGGACACCGGGCCCGAGAACACCGAACCCCCGGACACCGAAGTGCCGGGGGTCACGGAGCCGGGGGCCGGTGGGCTACGCCGTCTCGACCGCTGA